A genomic region of Marinobacter sp. NP-4(2019) contains the following coding sequences:
- the accC gene encoding acetyl-CoA carboxylase biotin carboxylase subunit, with amino-acid sequence MAMLEKVLIANRGEIALRILRACKELGIKTVAVHSQVDRDLMHVRLADESVCIGPNSATDSYLNIPTIISAAEVTDSVGIHPGYGFLAENADFAEQVEKSGFRFIGPRAETIRLMGNKVSAINAMIKAGVPTVPGSDGPLTDDEERTLRIAREIGYPVMIKAASGGGGRGMQVVHSEAALLKGVQITQSEARNAFGDPTVYLEKFLEHPRHVEVQVLADMHGNCIHLGDRDCSMQRRNQKVIEEAPAPNINPESRERTLKACVDACKEIGYVGAGTFEFLYQDGEFYFIEMNTRVQVEHPVSEMVTGVDIVREQLRVASGLPLQYTQDDIRISGHALECRINAEDPKTFVPSPGKVKHFHAPGGNGIRVDSHLYSGYTVPPYYDSLVAKLITWGDDREIARRRMKNALDELVVEGIKTNQPLHRKLVRDGGFKQVDFTIHYLEKLMRD; translated from the coding sequence ATGGCTATGTTAGAAAAAGTTCTGATCGCAAACCGGGGAGAGATCGCGCTCCGCATCCTTCGCGCCTGTAAAGAGTTGGGGATCAAGACCGTCGCGGTACACTCACAGGTCGATCGTGACCTGATGCATGTTCGCCTTGCGGATGAATCCGTGTGTATTGGCCCGAACAGCGCGACGGACAGCTACCTCAACATCCCCACCATTATCAGTGCGGCGGAAGTGACCGATTCTGTCGGCATTCACCCGGGCTACGGTTTCCTGGCCGAGAACGCCGATTTCGCCGAGCAGGTAGAGAAAAGCGGCTTCCGCTTCATCGGCCCGAGAGCGGAGACCATTCGCCTCATGGGCAACAAGGTGTCTGCCATTAACGCGATGATCAAGGCGGGCGTACCTACGGTTCCTGGTTCCGACGGTCCACTGACCGACGACGAGGAGCGCACCCTGCGCATTGCCCGTGAGATCGGCTATCCGGTGATGATCAAGGCCGCGTCCGGTGGCGGTGGCCGTGGCATGCAGGTGGTTCACTCGGAAGCGGCACTGCTAAAGGGTGTCCAGATTACCCAGAGCGAAGCCCGCAACGCCTTCGGCGACCCGACGGTCTACCTGGAAAAATTCCTGGAGCATCCACGGCACGTCGAAGTTCAGGTGCTGGCTGACATGCACGGCAACTGCATCCACCTGGGGGACCGCGATTGCTCGATGCAGCGCCGCAACCAGAAGGTAATCGAAGAGGCGCCGGCTCCGAACATCAACCCGGAATCCCGCGAGCGCACACTCAAGGCCTGCGTGGACGCCTGCAAGGAAATCGGTTATGTGGGTGCAGGCACCTTCGAGTTCCTGTACCAGGACGGCGAGTTCTACTTCATCGAGATGAACACGCGGGTCCAGGTGGAACATCCGGTCTCCGAGATGGTCACCGGTGTCGACATCGTGCGCGAGCAGCTCCGCGTTGCCAGCGGCCTGCCCCTGCAATACACCCAGGACGATATCCGCATTTCCGGTCACGCCCTGGAATGCCGGATCAATGCCGAAGATCCCAAGACGTTTGTTCCCAGCCCGGGCAAGGTCAAGCACTTCCATGCCCCTGGCGGCAACGGTATCCGGGTCGACTCGCATCTGTACAGCGGCTATACGGTGCCCCCGTACTACGATTCCCTGGTGGCCAAACTGATCACCTGGGGCGACGATCGTGAGATTGCCCGTCGGCGGATGAAGAACGCCCTGGACGAACTGGTTGTCGAAGGCATCAAGACCAATCAACCCCTGCATCGGAAACTGGTACGCGATGGTGGCTTTAAACAGGTAGACTTCACCATCCATTACCTGGAAAAACTGATGCGGGATTGA
- the aroQ gene encoding type II 3-dehydroquinate dehydratase: MSTILVLHGPNLNMLGTREPELYGHETLADIDDRLHQQAAKQGHHLLHLQSNAEYELIERIHDARNEGVDFIIINPAAFTHTSVALRDALLASGIPFIEVHLSNVHAREAFRHHSYFSDIAEGVICGLGSQGYDLALQAALQRIHR; the protein is encoded by the coding sequence ATGTCGACTATACTCGTACTCCATGGCCCCAATCTGAACATGTTGGGCACCCGGGAACCGGAGCTGTATGGCCATGAAACCCTGGCGGATATTGACGACCGGCTTCACCAGCAGGCAGCAAAACAGGGCCATCACCTGCTGCACCTGCAGTCCAATGCGGAGTACGAACTGATTGAGCGAATCCATGATGCACGCAATGAAGGGGTGGATTTCATTATTATCAACCCGGCGGCATTTACCCACACCAGTGTGGCCCTGAGGGACGCCTTGCTGGCATCGGGTATACCCTTTATCGAGGTGCACCTTTCCAATGTGCATGCGCGGGAAGCGTTCCGGCATCACTCCTATTTTTCCGATATCGCCGAAGGCGTTATCTGCGGGCTGGGCAGCCAGGGGTACGACCTCGCACTTCAGGCCGCCCTGCAGCGAATTCACCGATAG
- the prmA gene encoding 50S ribosomal protein L11 methyltransferase, whose product MPWIQLQIPADPDNADQLEDLLMEMGAEAVSMEDAADQPLYEPDPGTTPLWHQTSVTGLFDSERDIDQLCAAVTDAWHQQTQQSLPEIAVTLVEDKDWERAWMDDFQPLQFGARLWIVPSWHDAPDPDAANLMLDPGLAFGTGTHPTTALCLQWLDGQDVQGKQVIDYGCGSGILGLAALLLGADHVIGVDTDPQALEASRDNAQRNGVENSRLDLYLPEHEPDTRADIVLANILAQPLIGLASHLASRVKPGGDLVLSGILSNQAREVMAAYEPWFVMDEPEQQEEWIRLTGRRNDR is encoded by the coding sequence ATGCCCTGGATACAACTTCAGATCCCGGCTGATCCGGACAACGCGGATCAGCTGGAAGATCTGCTCATGGAGATGGGCGCCGAAGCCGTCTCCATGGAAGATGCAGCCGACCAACCATTATACGAGCCGGACCCCGGCACCACCCCCCTGTGGCACCAGACCAGCGTCACCGGCCTGTTCGACTCCGAACGGGACATCGACCAGTTATGTGCCGCTGTCACCGATGCCTGGCATCAGCAGACCCAACAGTCGTTACCGGAGATTGCGGTGACCCTGGTGGAAGACAAGGACTGGGAGCGTGCCTGGATGGACGACTTCCAGCCCTTGCAGTTCGGCGCACGGCTGTGGATTGTCCCCAGCTGGCATGACGCTCCCGATCCCGACGCTGCCAACCTGATGCTTGACCCTGGCCTGGCTTTTGGCACCGGCACTCACCCTACCACGGCGCTGTGCCTGCAGTGGCTGGACGGTCAGGACGTGCAGGGTAAGCAGGTCATCGATTACGGTTGCGGCTCCGGTATTCTCGGCCTGGCGGCGCTGTTACTGGGCGCCGATCACGTGATCGGTGTAGACACCGATCCACAGGCACTCGAAGCCAGCCGCGACAATGCCCAGCGCAATGGCGTCGAAAACAGCCGTCTGGACCTGTACCTGCCCGAGCACGAGCCCGATACCCGCGCGGATATCGTTCTCGCCAACATCCTGGCCCAGCCGCTGATCGGACTGGCATCGCACCTGGCTTCCCGGGTCAAACCCGGCGGTGACCTGGTGCTGTCCGGCATTCTGTCCAACCAGGCACGGGAGGTCATGGCGGCCTATGAGCCCTGGTTTGTAATGGATGAACCCGAGCAACAGGAAGAGTGGATACGACTCACAGGACGACGCAACGACAGGTGA
- the accB gene encoding acetyl-CoA carboxylase biotin carboxyl carrier protein produces the protein MDIRKIKKLIELLEESDVEELEIHEGDDSVRISRRGEQAAATQYMAHYPAPNPAPQPAPAAEAPAPAASESATPAAPSGHTVNSPMVGTFYRSPSPTAKAFVEVGQEVKAGEVVCIVEAMKMMNQIESDKSGTVTEILVENGQPVEFDQPLVVIS, from the coding sequence ATGGACATTCGTAAAATCAAGAAGCTGATTGAGCTCCTGGAGGAATCCGACGTCGAGGAGCTGGAGATTCACGAAGGTGACGACTCCGTTCGCATCTCCCGTCGCGGTGAACAGGCTGCCGCCACTCAGTACATGGCCCACTACCCGGCGCCCAATCCTGCTCCGCAGCCTGCTCCGGCCGCCGAAGCTCCGGCACCTGCGGCCAGCGAAAGCGCAACCCCCGCTGCGCCCTCCGGTCATACCGTCAACTCACCCATGGTCGGCACCTTCTATCGCTCACCGTCGCCGACGGCCAAGGCCTTCGTGGAAGTCGGTCAGGAGGTCAAGGCAGGTGAAGTGGTCTGCATCGTAGAAGCCATGAAAATGATGAACCAGATCGAATCAGACAAGAGCGGCACCGTCACCGAAATCCTGGTGGAGAACGGTCAGCCAGTAGAGTTCGACCAGCCTCTGGTCGTCATTTCCTGA